The Falsibacillus pallidus genome has a segment encoding these proteins:
- a CDS encoding aldo/keto reductase, whose translation MKNLQDTITLHNGLKMPYVGLGVWQMKDENEAVNAVKSAITAGYRSIDTAAVYENEEAVGRGVKESGVSREELFITSKVWNSDQGYDSTLKAFEASLKRLDMDYLDLYLIHWPVEGKYVDTWKAMEKLYNDGLVKAIGVSNFHQHHLEDLFAAGTVKPMVNQVETHPRLNQDALKAFCKENDIALEAWSPLGQGKLLDESVLKEIGEKHGKSSAQVILRWHLQNGTIIIPKSVHENRIKENADLFDFELSAEEMSKVDGLNKDERFGPDPDNFDF comes from the coding sequence GTGAAAAATCTACAAGATACTATCACATTACACAATGGTTTGAAAATGCCATATGTTGGACTTGGAGTCTGGCAGATGAAAGATGAAAATGAAGCAGTCAATGCAGTGAAATCAGCGATTACAGCAGGATACCGCTCCATCGATACAGCCGCTGTCTATGAAAATGAAGAAGCAGTCGGCAGGGGAGTGAAGGAATCCGGTGTTTCCCGCGAAGAGCTTTTCATCACTTCTAAAGTTTGGAATTCCGATCAAGGATATGATTCTACTCTTAAGGCATTCGAAGCAAGTCTAAAGCGCCTTGATATGGATTATCTTGATCTCTATTTAATCCACTGGCCAGTTGAAGGCAAATATGTGGATACATGGAAAGCAATGGAGAAATTGTACAACGATGGCCTCGTCAAAGCCATCGGCGTCAGCAATTTCCACCAGCATCACTTAGAAGATCTATTTGCTGCAGGAACTGTAAAGCCAATGGTCAACCAAGTTGAGACACACCCACGCTTAAATCAAGACGCATTGAAAGCATTTTGCAAGGAGAATGACATTGCATTAGAAGCTTGGTCTCCGCTTGGACAAGGTAAACTATTGGATGAATCCGTCTTAAAAGAGATCGGCGAGAAGCATGGCAAGTCATCTGCACAAGTCATTCTTCGCTGGCATCTGCAAAACGGTACCATCATCATCCCTAAATCAGTTCATGAGAATCGCATAAAAGAAAATGCGGATCTATTTGATTTCGAACTTTCTGCAGAAGAAATGTCTAAAGTCGATGGATTGAATAAAGATGAACGTTTCGGTCCAGATCCCGATAACTTTGATTTTTAA